Proteins encoded in a region of the Candidatus Nitrosomarinus catalina genome:
- a CDS encoding polyketide cyclase, with protein MTTFSLEKIIHAKRKNVFEIFSNYEQYEKLIPAYFPSIRIRSVRGETAVVEEHFTLGDIEFLLMSKHVSKPFVLHEVFVIGGKSKGSYIRQEFIEIPDGTKILVDVDLKLMGAMKIPKLLDKSKLIANYSKLLDDMTILCEKSV; from the coding sequence TTAGAAAAAATTATTCATGCTAAACGAAAAAATGTTTTTGAGATTTTCTCCAATTATGAACAATATGAAAAATTAATCCCTGCATATTTTCCATCTATCCGTATTCGTTCAGTACGTGGAGAGACTGCAGTTGTTGAGGAACATTTCACATTAGGTGACATTGAATTTCTTTTAATGTCCAAACATGTCTCAAAACCGTTTGTTTTACATGAAGTTTTTGTTATTGGTGGAAAATCTAAAGGTAGTTACATTCGACAGGAGTTTATTGAAATTCCTGACGGAACTAAAATTTTAGTTGATGTGGATTTAAAATTGATGGGAGCAATGAAAATTCCAAAATTATTGGATAAATCGAAACTAATTGCCAATTATTCAAAATTACTAGATGATATGACTATTTTATGTGAAAAATCAGTCTGA
- a CDS encoding Sec-independent protein translocase subunit TatA/TatB: protein MLGSTEIIVLVVVIGVLIFGAKKIPELAKTFGKAKGEFEKGKIEGDKELEDFKGKIDESPKDKEVKSD, encoded by the coding sequence ATGCTTGGAAGTACCGAAATCATAGTTTTAGTTGTGGTAATAGGCGTACTAATTTTTGGTGCTAAAAAAATCCCAGAACTTGCTAAAACATTTGGTAAGGCCAAAGGCGAATTTGAAAAAGGAAAAATTGAAGGAGATAAGGAACTAGAAGATTTCAAAGGAAAAATTGACGAATCTCCTAAAGATAAAGAAGTAAAATCAGACTGA
- the tatC gene encoding twin-arginine translocase subunit TatC yields the protein MSNLESINTHLEELRKRLLRIVIVIGIITVVVLTFHAEPINIGEVTLYYPSPDPQNNIAAQITNHMRENLVPTDVQLIQTAPGQAFFAQMYVSALVGMVIGMPVIIREFVGFIKPALKENEINVSRNISLPALGLFIAGCVFSYNFVIPYILEFLYRYGDSAGLVTFLNVMEFVTFVLQFLLAFGFSFQLPLIMYAISMSGMVDKDFWRKNARYAIVIIIIFGAIITPDGTGVTMMFVAGPMIGLYFAGMLFIERKQREKLNT from the coding sequence ATGTCAAATTTAGAAAGTATCAACACACATCTTGAGGAATTAAGAAAAAGACTTCTAAGAATAGTAATAGTAATTGGAATCATCACAGTTGTTGTTTTGACATTTCATGCAGAACCAATTAACATTGGAGAAGTTACACTGTACTATCCATCACCGGATCCTCAAAACAATATTGCAGCTCAAATTACAAACCATATGAGAGAGAATTTAGTTCCTACAGATGTACAATTAATTCAAACTGCACCAGGACAAGCTTTCTTTGCTCAAATGTATGTTTCAGCATTAGTAGGAATGGTAATTGGAATGCCAGTAATTATCAGAGAATTTGTTGGATTTATCAAACCAGCTTTGAAAGAAAATGAAATTAACGTTAGTAGAAATATCTCACTACCTGCATTAGGATTGTTTATTGCAGGATGTGTATTTTCATATAATTTTGTAATTCCATATATTTTAGAATTTTTATATCGATACGGGGATTCAGCTGGACTAGTTACATTCCTAAACGTAATGGAATTTGTAACTTTTGTATTACAATTTTTATTGGCATTTGGATTTTCTTTTCAACTTCCATTAATCATGTATGCAATTTCAATGTCAGGTATGGTAGACAAAGATTTTTGGAGAAAAAATGCAAGGTATGCAATTGTGATCATCATAATTTTTGGTGCAATCATTACTCCTGATGGAACAGGTGTTACAATGATGTTTGTTGCAGGGCCAATGATTGGATTATATTTTGCAGGCATGTTGTTCATTGAGCGTAAACAAAGAGAAAAGTTGAACACTTAA
- a CDS encoding class I SAM-dependent methyltransferase produces MNMRKSIREQYLQLLDREPTLDDLDFYADEIQNNKINLEQLSLILKNSSEYTELQKKEISQNKSIQIDTYNDVRIQGQTVSLGYRESVERYQEILKFCKKFNRPISVLDLGAAEGYFTFRLSEDFSGVFVAVEGDSKRNLLDSCKKNNNQNILLLEKQMNLKHLQNLKEVQHFDIVLALNVVHHFDEPFQDVLELLVSMSSFCFFEHPNSLENTATKNSSRLKSEKLKLEKFLPQLLNKNKSGLGDAVNQKLERNMWLLKNTESKTIDRAWRGTEKYDEEFGPDSHIDIKSNFDEILIDYGSRNEKRNWIQGIDLRTFLENNGVYPTNDQVLDMINSMNTDNARDLGPHNLILNGHELLPIDQDDKFDDVNTKEKLKSFLIQSGLL; encoded by the coding sequence ATGAATATGAGGAAATCTATTCGTGAACAATATTTACAATTATTAGATAGGGAGCCTACACTTGATGACTTAGATTTCTATGCCGATGAGATACAAAATAATAAAATAAATTTAGAACAACTGTCTTTAATTCTCAAAAATTCTAGCGAATATACTGAATTACAAAAAAAAGAAATTTCTCAAAACAAATCAATCCAAATAGATACTTACAACGATGTTAGAATACAGGGACAGACTGTTTCTTTAGGATATAGAGAGTCTGTAGAACGTTATCAAGAAATTTTAAAATTTTGTAAAAAATTCAATCGTCCAATATCTGTTTTAGATTTGGGTGCAGCTGAAGGTTATTTCACATTTCGATTATCTGAGGATTTTTCTGGTGTTTTTGTTGCTGTGGAGGGTGATTCTAAACGAAATTTGCTAGATTCTTGTAAAAAAAACAATAATCAGAATATTTTACTCCTCGAAAAACAAATGAATTTGAAACATTTACAGAATCTCAAAGAAGTTCAGCATTTTGATATTGTATTGGCTTTGAATGTTGTACATCACTTTGATGAGCCTTTTCAAGATGTCCTTGAACTTCTTGTCTCTATGAGTTCATTTTGTTTTTTTGAACACCCTAATTCCTTAGAAAATACTGCTACAAAAAATTCATCTCGACTTAAAAGTGAAAAATTGAAACTTGAAAAATTTTTACCTCAATTACTGAACAAAAATAAATCCGGTTTGGGTGACGCTGTAAATCAAAAACTTGAAAGAAACATGTGGTTGTTAAAAAATACTGAATCTAAAACAATTGATCGTGCTTGGCGTGGAACTGAAAAATATGATGAGGAATTTGGTCCTGATTCCCATATTGATATTAAATCAAATTTTGATGAAATCCTAATTGATTATGGTTCAAGAAATGAAAAAAGAAATTGGATTCAAGGAATTGATTTGAGAACATTTCTGGAAAATAATGGTGTCTATCCTACTAATGATCAGGTACTTGATATGATTAATTCTATGAATACTGATAATGCTCGTGACTTGGGACCTCATAATTTAATTTTAAATGGACATGAACTATTACCTATTGATCAAGACGATAAATTTGATGACGTAAATACAAAAGAGAAATTAAAATCATTTTTAATACAAAGTGGACTGCTATAA
- the purS gene encoding phosphoribosylformylglycinamidine synthase subunit PurS, translating to MTSYQVHVTIENKPGISDPEGKTILNDLVLKGTHQNVSEIKTAKMLKFSIDEKDKETAQSKVKEICDELRIYNPMVSIVKIDVFDI from the coding sequence ATGACAAGTTATCAGGTTCATGTGACAATAGAAAACAAGCCTGGGATTAGTGATCCTGAAGGAAAAACCATTCTGAATGATTTAGTTTTGAAAGGTACCCATCAAAATGTATCTGAAATTAAAACTGCAAAAATGTTAAAATTTTCAATTGATGAAAAAGATAAAGAAACTGCTCAGTCAAAGGTTAAGGAGATTTGTGATGAACTAAGAATTTACAATCCTATGGTCAGTATTGTCAAAATTGATGTTTTTGACATTTAA
- a CDS encoding cyclic nucleotide-binding/CBS domain-containing protein codes for MAKVRDIMQKNVITIESIKKAHDAAIILKEKEISFVVVVKEGKPIGIVSERDIVRKIVADSNDAHATQLETIMSKNFKWVEPNASIESAVQKMLNNNIRRLVVLENENLAGVITQTDLTEFLRSKILINATVENIETN; via the coding sequence ATGGCAAAAGTCAGAGACATCATGCAAAAGAATGTAATTACAATTGAAAGCATAAAAAAAGCACATGATGCAGCAATTATTCTTAAAGAAAAAGAGATCAGTTTTGTAGTAGTGGTCAAAGAAGGAAAGCCAATAGGAATTGTTTCAGAAAGAGACATTGTAAGAAAAATTGTTGCAGACAGCAATGATGCACATGCAACACAATTAGAAACAATTATGTCTAAAAATTTCAAATGGGTCGAACCAAACGCATCAATTGAATCAGCAGTTCAAAAAATGTTAAACAACAACATTAGACGCCTAGTAGTTTTGGAAAATGAGAATTTAGCAGGAGTAATCACTCAAACAGATTTAACAGAATTTCTGAGAAGCAAAATTTTGATTAATGCAACTGTTGAAAATATTGAAACAAATTAA
- the purQ gene encoding phosphoribosylformylglycinamidine synthase subunit PurQ: MNVGVVVFPGSNCDRDMFHVLSDVFNLNAQYCWHDKPLPDNLDAVILPGGFSYGDRLRAGVIAANSPIIQDVKKIAQKGLPILGVCNGFQILVESGLLPGVLLKNDSLNFMCEWTNLIVENNKTPFTNQFELNQKIPIPIANGEGRYYVDDETLNKLEEKNQIVFKYDKVVNGSLNQIAGVCNEDGNVVGMMPHPERAVESEINPQDNKPSSLIFESLLKKAGIEN; the protein is encoded by the coding sequence GTGAATGTTGGAGTTGTAGTTTTTCCTGGAAGTAATTGCGATCGTGATATGTTTCATGTATTATCTGATGTTTTTAATCTAAATGCCCAATATTGCTGGCATGACAAGCCTCTTCCTGATAATCTTGATGCTGTCATTCTGCCTGGTGGGTTCTCATATGGTGATAGGTTACGAGCTGGAGTTATTGCTGCAAATAGTCCAATTATACAAGATGTAAAAAAAATTGCTCAAAAAGGACTTCCAATTTTAGGAGTTTGTAATGGATTTCAAATTTTGGTAGAATCTGGATTGTTGCCTGGAGTTTTGCTCAAAAATGATTCTCTTAATTTTATGTGTGAGTGGACAAATTTGATTGTTGAAAATAATAAGACTCCATTTACAAATCAATTTGAATTAAACCAGAAAATACCTATACCAATTGCAAATGGTGAAGGACGTTATTATGTAGATGATGAGACATTGAACAAACTTGAAGAAAAGAATCAGATTGTTTTCAAATATGATAAAGTTGTGAATGGTTCGTTAAATCAAATTGCTGGTGTTTGCAATGAAGATGGAAATGTAGTTGGCATGATGCCTCATCCTGAAAGAGCTGTTGAATCCGAAATCAATCCTCAAGATAACAAACCATCTTCATTAATTTTTGAATCTCTATTGAAAAAGGCAGGAATTGAAAATTGA
- the purL gene encoding phosphoribosylformylglycinamidine synthase subunit PurL yields the protein MSLESRELEELKTKIGRDPTPTELQIVAAEWSEHCSYKSSKKHLKMLPMDGPLVINEKGYDSGVLDVGDGYVVTAHIESHNHPSAVEPYGGAATGVGGVIRDILSAGTRPIALLDGLRFGNIENDQHAKWLFKNAVTGIADYGNCLGIPTVGGEVEFDECYKNYAMVDVAAIGFGKKDNLIKNHAKKGDLVVLLGGATGRDGIGGSQFASDSLETEDRSAVQIPDPFIEKLIIEAILEARNEQLIHAMKDLGGGGLSCAVSETADALDIGIEMDVDKVHTRESDMHSDEIMISESQERMLIVTDSEKLIKLQKICEKFRIECSVIGHVTFDNKMHVKKGETSIANISTDIVANATLLDLPSRKPVYLENLEIAKSFPQLSDYSETLMKLLGSPNIASKIWVYGQYDHEVGIRTVTKPGHDASVLRLDNGKSLSIKIDGNPKQCYINPREGAIGCFEEACRNVVCTGAKPIGMLDHLQFGNPNDPEIFWTFLESLKGLTDFAKDFEIPCVGGKVSLYNETSDGPIKPTPVIGVIGLIEKKPLRIQKINSGDSLILIGETRDELGGSEYSEYIHKFVGGKCPAVDFTESKKNMDSVLEIIENELIKSAHDCSKGGLAIAISELCMTNQIGCNISLEKIPGEKLDSDKILFSESHSRYLITFEKENIQNLEEVLKKHNVSYSVIGEFAGDSIQFSNDSKPIIDLSVDKAQKTWFNSLREMVLRA from the coding sequence TTGAGTTTAGAGTCACGTGAATTAGAGGAATTAAAAACAAAAATTGGTAGAGACCCAACTCCAACTGAATTACAAATTGTAGCAGCTGAATGGTCCGAACACTGCTCTTACAAATCTTCTAAAAAACATCTCAAAATGTTACCCATGGATGGGCCATTGGTAATTAATGAAAAAGGATATGATTCTGGAGTTTTAGATGTCGGAGATGGATATGTTGTAACTGCCCATATTGAAAGTCATAATCATCCTTCAGCAGTTGAGCCTTATGGTGGTGCTGCAACAGGTGTTGGAGGAGTAATTAGAGATATTTTGTCTGCTGGAACTCGTCCCATTGCACTTCTTGATGGATTACGTTTTGGAAATATTGAAAATGATCAACATGCAAAATGGCTTTTTAAAAATGCAGTAACTGGAATTGCAGATTATGGCAATTGTTTAGGAATTCCTACAGTTGGAGGTGAAGTTGAATTTGATGAATGCTACAAAAATTACGCAATGGTTGATGTAGCTGCAATCGGGTTTGGAAAAAAAGATAATTTAATTAAAAATCATGCAAAAAAAGGGGACTTGGTAGTTCTATTGGGTGGTGCCACTGGTAGAGATGGTATTGGTGGTTCTCAATTTGCATCTGATTCTTTAGAAACTGAGGATCGTTCAGCTGTTCAAATCCCTGATCCTTTTATTGAAAAATTAATCATTGAAGCAATTTTGGAAGCACGTAATGAACAATTAATTCATGCAATGAAAGATCTTGGCGGTGGTGGTTTGTCATGTGCTGTGTCTGAAACTGCTGATGCATTAGATATTGGAATAGAAATGGATGTGGATAAAGTCCATACTCGTGAGTCTGACATGCATTCTGATGAAATAATGATTTCTGAATCTCAAGAAAGAATGTTGATTGTTACTGACAGTGAAAAATTAATTAAATTACAAAAAATTTGTGAGAAATTTAGAATTGAATGCTCTGTAATTGGACACGTAACATTTGACAATAAAATGCATGTAAAAAAAGGTGAAACTTCAATTGCAAATATTTCTACAGATATTGTTGCAAATGCAACTTTGCTTGATTTACCTTCAAGAAAACCTGTATATCTTGAAAATCTTGAGATAGCAAAATCTTTCCCACAATTATCTGATTATTCTGAAACCTTGATGAAATTGCTTGGTTCTCCAAATATTGCAAGTAAGATTTGGGTTTATGGCCAATATGATCATGAGGTTGGAATTAGAACTGTAACAAAACCTGGTCATGATGCATCTGTTTTGAGGCTAGATAATGGAAAATCTCTTTCAATTAAGATTGATGGTAATCCAAAACAGTGCTACATTAATCCACGTGAAGGTGCAATTGGTTGTTTTGAAGAAGCGTGTAGAAATGTAGTTTGTACTGGAGCAAAACCAATAGGAATGCTTGACCATCTTCAGTTTGGAAATCCAAATGATCCTGAAATATTTTGGACATTTTTAGAATCCCTTAAAGGACTGACTGATTTTGCAAAAGACTTTGAAATTCCATGTGTTGGTGGTAAGGTGAGTTTGTACAATGAAACATCTGATGGTCCAATCAAACCAACTCCAGTAATTGGTGTAATTGGTTTAATTGAAAAGAAACCTTTGAGGATTCAAAAAATTAATTCTGGAGATTCATTAATTCTGATTGGTGAAACTAGAGATGAATTGGGAGGTTCAGAATATTCTGAATACATTCACAAATTTGTTGGAGGCAAGTGCCCTGCAGTTGACTTTACAGAATCCAAGAAAAATATGGATTCTGTATTGGAAATAATTGAAAATGAATTAATCAAATCTGCACATGATTGTTCTAAAGGCGGATTGGCAATTGCAATATCTGAACTTTGCATGACAAATCAAATTGGGTGTAACATTTCATTGGAAAAAATACCTGGCGAAAAATTGGATTCTGATAAGATTTTATTTTCAGAAAGTCATTCAAGATATTTAATTACATTTGAAAAAGAAAATATTCAAAATCTGGAAGAGGTATTGAAAAAACACAATGTATCATATTCAGTAATTGGTGAGTTTGCTGGTGACTCCATTCAATTTAGTAATGATTCTAAACCAATAATTGATCTAAGCGTTGATAAGGCACAAAAGACTTGGTTTAATTCGTTAAGGGAGATGGTTCTACGTGCCTAA
- a CDS encoding amidophosphoribosyltransferase, which produces MPKVKENCGVVGIYSLSGKNVVPMVFDALRALQHRGQEAWGFAVPNKPPFKKVGLVSHSSSEFKKIAQEYASPCVIGHVRYSTMGTSTLANAQPLKVKDLCVAHNGTIANAQELSNLVGGCSFTPQNASDTLVAAERLVSLISENGEMGKALSILKNEMVGSYCFTFISDDNSVYAARDPKGFRPMVLGHKESDDTYIVTSESAAVTAVAATLQRDVTPGELIKLSKNGLETEKFSDDKSRAHCSFEFTYFAHPSSMMEGHNIYVSRKNIGRFMAKKFPIKDADLVIPVPDSARPAALGYAQELGVSFDEGLLKDRYSKKGPLRSFIEPHQSDRVEINRWIIPISEIIRDRHVVVIDDSLVRGTSSKAIIKALRRAGAKKISMLITYPQINYPCYAGIDFPSQEELATFTNGKEMTTEEITEMVRKSIGVDFLGYNDAENLADAVGMPKDSMCFTCSSGNYDSLGIKPDFTKREQVKAKI; this is translated from the coding sequence GTGCCTAAAGTCAAAGAAAATTGTGGAGTAGTAGGGATTTACAGTTTGTCTGGAAAGAATGTCGTTCCTATGGTTTTTGATGCATTACGTGCTTTACAACACAGAGGACAAGAGGCCTGGGGATTTGCAGTACCTAACAAACCACCATTCAAAAAAGTAGGTCTAGTTTCTCACTCATCTTCTGAATTTAAAAAAATTGCACAGGAATATGCATCTCCTTGTGTAATTGGGCATGTCAGATATTCTACAATGGGAACAAGCACTTTGGCCAATGCACAACCACTCAAAGTAAAAGATCTTTGTGTTGCACATAATGGAACAATTGCCAATGCTCAGGAACTATCTAATTTAGTTGGAGGTTGTTCTTTTACTCCTCAAAATGCAAGTGATACATTAGTTGCTGCAGAAAGATTGGTTTCATTAATTTCTGAAAATGGGGAAATGGGAAAAGCACTTTCAATTTTAAAAAATGAAATGGTTGGTTCGTATTGTTTTACTTTTATTTCTGATGATAATTCTGTTTATGCTGCACGAGATCCTAAAGGATTTCGTCCGATGGTTTTAGGACATAAGGAATCTGATGATACATACATTGTAACTTCTGAATCAGCAGCTGTAACTGCAGTTGCTGCAACGTTACAACGTGATGTAACTCCTGGTGAATTAATCAAATTAAGTAAAAATGGTTTGGAGACTGAAAAGTTTTCAGATGACAAGTCTCGTGCACATTGTTCTTTTGAATTTACTTACTTTGCACATCCATCAAGTATGATGGAAGGCCATAACATTTACGTTTCTAGAAAAAACATTGGAAGATTTATGGCAAAAAAATTCCCAATTAAAGATGCAGATTTAGTAATACCTGTTCCAGATTCAGCAAGACCTGCAGCCTTGGGTTACGCACAAGAACTTGGAGTATCCTTTGATGAAGGCCTTCTCAAAGATAGATACAGCAAGAAAGGTCCTTTGAGAAGTTTTATTGAACCACATCAAAGTGACAGAGTAGAAATTAACAGATGGATTATTCCAATTAGTGAAATAATTAGAGACAGACATGTTGTAGTTATTGATGATAGTTTGGTAAGGGGAACAAGTTCTAAAGCTATTATCAAAGCACTCAGAAGAGCAGGGGCTAAAAAAATCAGCATGTTAATAACATATCCTCAAATCAATTATCCTTGTTATGCTGGAATTGATTTCCCATCTCAAGAGGAACTTGCAACATTCACTAATGGTAAAGAAATGACTACTGAGGAAATAACTGAAATGGTTAGAAAAAGTATCGGTGTTGACTTTTTGGGATACAATGATGCTGAGAATTTAGCTGATGCAGTTGGAATGCCAAAGGATTCCATGTGCTTTACATGTTCATCTGGAAATTATGATTCTCTTGGAATAAAACCTGACTTTACAAAACGTGAACAAGTCAAAGCAAAAATTTAG
- a CDS encoding DUF427 domain-containing protein, whose amino-acid sequence MKAMWNNVVIAESDNTEIVEGNHYFPFDSIKLEFFTKTELTTVCGWKGKANYYSVTVDGKTNKDCAWYYAEPNDAANKIKGMVAFWNGIDIK is encoded by the coding sequence ATGAAAGCAATGTGGAACAATGTTGTAATTGCTGAAAGTGACAATACTGAAATTGTTGAAGGAAATCATTATTTCCCATTTGATTCGATAAAGTTGGAATTTTTTACAAAAACTGAACTAACTACAGTATGCGGTTGGAAAGGAAAAGCAAATTATTATTCGGTAACTGTAGATGGTAAAACCAACAAAGATTGTGCATGGTATTATGCCGAACCTAATGATGCAGCAAATAAGATCAAGGGTATGGTTGCATTTTGGAATGGAATAGACATAAAATAA
- the purC gene encoding phosphoribosylaminoimidazolesuccinocarboxamide synthase, whose amino-acid sequence MKFLTSGKVKDLYEKDEYSLLFKFSDRVSAYDVKFSQDIPKKGQVLCHFAEFWFDKLDVPNHFIKRESETEISVKKMKMIPMECVVRGYFYGSLIGRWKNGDVELPEDTDTQMAAKLTEPFFDPTTKSEHDIPVDKTKALEMNLVSEEQYSWLEQTSVDIYAQMATIADNAGFILADLKLEFGILDGKIVLGDSIGPDEYRLWPKESYAIGKIQESYDKQILRDWLTANGYQKQFEDNRKNGKEPVAPEIPSEIIQTITERYVIAYEKLTGLSL is encoded by the coding sequence TTGAAGTTTCTAACTAGTGGAAAAGTAAAAGATCTATATGAAAAAGATGAATATTCACTACTTTTCAAATTTTCTGATAGGGTATCTGCTTATGATGTAAAATTTAGTCAGGATATTCCAAAAAAAGGCCAAGTTTTGTGTCATTTTGCTGAATTTTGGTTTGATAAACTAGATGTTCCAAATCATTTCATAAAAAGAGAATCTGAAACTGAAATTTCAGTAAAAAAAATGAAAATGATTCCTATGGAATGTGTAGTTCGAGGCTATTTTTATGGTAGTTTAATTGGTCGATGGAAAAATGGTGATGTAGAATTACCAGAGGATACTGATACCCAAATGGCTGCAAAATTAACTGAACCGTTTTTTGATCCAACTACAAAGTCTGAACATGATATTCCTGTTGACAAAACAAAAGCATTAGAAATGAATCTAGTTTCTGAAGAACAGTACTCCTGGTTGGAACAAACATCTGTTGATATTTATGCTCAAATGGCAACTATTGCCGATAATGCTGGTTTTATTTTAGCTGATTTAAAATTAGAATTTGGAATTTTAGATGGTAAAATTGTTTTAGGGGATTCAATTGGACCTGATGAATATAGATTGTGGCCAAAAGAATCCTATGCTATTGGAAAAATTCAAGAATCATACGACAAACAAATTTTGCGTGATTGGCTAACTGCTAATGGTTATCAAAAACAATTTGAAGATAATAGAAAAAACGGTAAAGAACCTGTTGCTCCAGAAATTCCTTCTGAAATAATTCAAACAATTACTGAACGTTATGTAATTGCATATGAGAAATTAACTGGATTATCTCTTTAG
- a CDS encoding winged helix-turn-helix domain-containing protein, producing the protein MSTLLEKEIKVNRIVTTSTDDARAIEDPARAKIVEILYRQTMSADQISTALKKHGFKKALTTVRHHLEILKNSGLIEIARIEESRGAITKFYSTSTKLLDFQTPENFDSTYSKIIDNTSEKIEKILKSLGPKTGKSKGKKSNEYSQYLVMEIMNRAMTNVLEKSNKK; encoded by the coding sequence ATGTCTACATTATTAGAAAAAGAGATTAAAGTAAATCGTATTGTTACTACGAGCACAGATGATGCACGCGCAATTGAAGACCCTGCACGAGCAAAAATAGTAGAAATTCTATATCGACAGACAATGTCTGCTGATCAAATATCCACTGCACTAAAAAAACACGGATTCAAAAAAGCACTTACTACAGTAAGACATCATTTGGAAATTTTAAAAAATTCTGGATTAATTGAAATTGCAAGAATTGAAGAATCTAGAGGTGCTATCACTAAATTTTACAGCACTTCTACAAAACTCTTAGATTTTCAAACACCTGAAAACTTTGATTCAACATATTCAAAAATCATTGATAATACATCTGAGAAAATTGAAAAGATTCTCAAATCTCTTGGACCTAAAACTGGTAAATCTAAGGGTAAGAAATCTAATGAATATTCGCAATATTTGGTAATGGAAATTATGAATAGGGCGATGACTAACGTGCTTGAAAAATCCAATAAAAAATAA
- a CDS encoding PPOX class F420-dependent oxidoreductase, giving the protein MTDEKVVKLFSEKNLVFIATIMKDGSPQVSPVWANYEDGLILVNTAEGRIKHKNILRDPRVAVSVTSNDNPLDMTTIRGKVIEIISDADYSHADKLTQQYMGRPNYPFKQENEKRIILKIKPEKIFVLPELQMSD; this is encoded by the coding sequence ATGACTGATGAAAAAGTTGTAAAATTATTTTCAGAAAAAAATCTTGTTTTCATTGCAACTATAATGAAAGATGGCTCTCCCCAGGTTTCTCCTGTTTGGGCAAATTATGAGGATGGACTTATCTTAGTAAATACTGCTGAGGGTAGGATAAAACACAAAAATATCTTACGTGATCCTCGTGTTGCAGTGTCCGTTACCTCCAATGACAATCCTCTTGATATGACCACAATTCGAGGTAAAGTAATTGAAATAATTTCTGATGCCGATTACTCTCATGCAGATAAATTAACTCAACAGTATATGGGACGTCCTAATTATCCCTTTAAGCAAGAAAATGAGAAACGAATCATTTTGAAAATTAAGCCTGAAAAAATTTTTGTTTTACCTGAGTTGCAGATGTCTGATTGA
- a CDS encoding histone has protein sequence MAISKAKRAEAAKKAARTRKRNAAKKAAEALKAAAARKRKAAATRRKNAAKKAAPKRKTAAKKKAAPKRKAAKKKAAPKRKAAKKKAAPKRKTAAKKAAPKRKAAKKKAAPKRKAAPKRKAAPKRKAAKRKR, from the coding sequence ATGGCAATATCTAAAGCCAAAAGAGCTGAAGCAGCTAAGAAAGCAGCAAGAACTCGTAAGAGGAATGCAGCTAAGAAAGCAGCTGAAGCACTAAAGGCAGCAGCAGCTCGTAAGAGAAAGGCAGCAGCAACTCGAAGGAAGAATGCAGCTAAGAAAGCAGCACCAAAGAGAAAAACTGCAGCTAAGAAAAAGGCCGCTCCAAAACGTAAGGCAGCTAAAAAGAAAGCAGCACCAAAACGTAAGGCAGCTAAGAAAAAGGCCGCTCCAAAACGAAAAACTGCAGCTAAGAAAGCAGCTCCAAAGAGAAAGGCAGCTAAAAAGAAAGCAGCACCAAAACGTAAAGCTGCTCCAAAACGCAAAGCCGCTCCAAAGAGAAAGGCAGCTAAACGAAAACGTTAA